The following is a genomic window from Mycolicibacterium sp. TY81.
GCCAACCCTGGGGCGATGATCGAGACCGCCAAGAATGCGCCGATATTCGGCCCGCAGGCCACCATGGCCATCCAGGGCGGACGCAAGTATGCGGGGCTGCCGGCGCTGGTGGATGAACGCGGCACGTTGACCTACCGGCAGGTGAACGATCAGTCCTGGGCGCTGGCCCGTGGTCTTCAGGGCCTGGGAGTGGCGGAAGGCTCTGTGGTCGGGCTGTTGTGCCGGGATCATCGTGGCCTGATCCTGGCCATGGTGGCGTGCGGCAAGCTCGGGGCTCGGCTGGTTCTCATGAACACCGGCTTCGCCAAGCCACAGTTCGCTCAGGTCTGTGACCGTGAAGGCGTCAAGGTCGTGCTGCACGACAGCGAGTTCATCGGGCTGCTGGACGCCCTGCCCGCGGACATGCCGCGCGTGCTGACCTGGGTCGACGAGGGCGCCGAAATCCCCGATGGCGCACAGACTCTCGACGCCATCGTCGCGGCCAACTCCACCGAGCCGCTGCCGGCGCCGAGCAAGGCGGGTGGCTCGGTGATCCTCACCAGCGGCACGACGGGCCTGCCGAAGGGTGCGCCCCGAAGCTCGGTGTCGCCGTTGGCGACGGCGCAGATCATCGACCGTATCCCGTTCCCGCGCAAGGGCACCATGGTCATCGTCTCGCCGATCTTCCACAGCACCGGGTGGGCCACCTACACCGTCGGCGCAGCGCTGGGGAACAAGGTGGTGACCGCCCGGCGGTTCAACGCCGAGCGGACGCTGCAGCTCATCGCCGAGCACAAGGCCGACATGCTCGTCGCGGTGCCGACGATGCTGCACCGGATCGTCGAACTGGGGCCCGAGGTCATCGGCAAGTACGACACCTCATCGCTGAAAACGATCCTGATCGCCGGGTCGGCGTTGAGTCCGGAACTGTCCAACCGGGTGCAGGACACCTTCGGCGACGTGCTCCACAACCTGTACGGCTCAACCGAATGTGCCATCGCCAGCGTCGCCACCCCGGCCGAACTGCGTCTCGCCCCTGGCACGGCCGGACGGGCGCCGGTCACGTGCGAGGTGGTGTTGTACGACGAGAACGACCGGCGCATCACCGGCAGGAACCGGCGGGGCCGCATCTTCGTCCGCAACGGCGCACCGTTCAGCGGTTACACCGACGGCCGGAACAAGCAGATCATCGACGGCTACATGTCCAGTGGCGACATGGGGCATTTCGACGACAATGGGCTGCTGTTCGTCGACGGTCGTGATGACGACATGATCGTCTCCGGTGGCGAGAACGTGTTCCCGCAGGAGATCGAAGAACTGCTCGCCGAACGGGACGACATCTATGACGCGGCTGTCGTCGGCGTCGATGATGTGGAATGGGGAAAGCGCCTGCGCGCCTTCATCGTTTCGCAGCCGGGCGCGACCCAGGACGCCGATGAGATCAAGGCGTTCGTCAAGAACAACCTGGCCCGGCACAAGGTGCCGCGCGACGTCGTGTTCATCGAAGAGCTGCCGCGCAACACCACCGGCAAGCTGCTGCGCCGCGTGCTGATCGAGATGGACGTCTAGGGCGGCGATGCCGACCGAACTCAGCGCCGAGCAGGCCGCTGCCCGGTTGCAGGCCGTCGACACGCTGGGCATCACCCTCGGCCCCGGCCAGCCGCCGGCGTTACTGAGGGCGCTCGGCGCGCGCCAGGACTGGTCGAATCTGCGGGTGTTCGGGGCGCTGTTGGCCGTTGGTACCGAACTGTTTTCGCGCCCGGGCGTGCACTACGTCTCCGGCTTCTTCGGGCCGATCGAACGGGCGTTGCGGGACATGGGCGCCGACATCGAGTTCGCCGCCGCGGACTTCCGCCGGTTCGCGCCACTGCTGGAGCGGCAGAAGCCGCGGGTGATGACGACCGTCGCCACCCTGCCTGATGCCGACGGGTGGTGCTCGCTGTCGCTGCATGCGGGCGGGACGGTCGCCGAACTGCGCCGGGCCGGGGCAGACCCGCAGCGACTCCTCATCGTCGAGGTATCCGAGTCCTACCCAAGGACTTTCGGATACGGCGCGCGCCGTCACGCACTGCACGTCGACGAGATCGACATCCTCGTGCCCTCGACCGAGGCGCCGCTGGCCCTGCCCGGCGGCGACGCGCCACCGACCGAGGTCGAGCGGTCGATCGCGCGGCACGCCGTCGGCTTCATCGGTTCGGGCGCGACGCTGCAGACCGGAATCGGCGCAATTCCCAACCAGATTGCCACCTTGCTGGCCGAGGGCGACGGCAGCGGGTACGGCCTGCACACCGAGATGTTCACCGACGGCTGCATGCATCTGCACCGCGCGGGCAAGATCACCAACACCGGTAAGGGGCAGTACGACGGCGTCAGCGTCACGACGTTCGCATTCGGGTCGCAGGAGCTCTATGCGTGGCTCGACGGCAACCGCGATGTCGCGTTCCTGCCCGTCGACATCGTCAACTCGCCGGAGGTGATCGCCGCGAACACGGACATGATCTCCATCAATGGCGCACTCGCAGTGGACATTCAAGGGCAGGTGATCGCCGACACCATCGACGGGGGACAGTTCAGCGGCATCGGTGGCGCCGAGGACTTCGTGGCCGGGGCGGGGCTGGAGCTGTCGGACCGCTCGCTGATCTGTCTGCCGTCGACGTTCGTCAAGGACGGCGAGCTGCGGTCGCGGATCGTGCCATGGTTCGGGCCCGGCGCGGTGATCACGACGCCGCGGCAGCAGGTCGACGTCATCGTCACCGAATACGGGGCAGCGGAACTGGAAGGCAAGACCGTCCGCGAACGCGGCGAGGCGCTGGCGGCGATCGCGCACCCGCAGTTCCGGGACGCCCTGCTGGCGGCGGCCCTACGCGCCGCGAAGGGGCGTTCGCCGGTCGGCTAGCACCAATTCGTGATTCACTGCCGCCATGACGAGCAGCGACCAGCCGTGGTGGATCTCCGCGCCTGTTGCTGACCTGGCCGCGGCGATCCTGCCGCTGTTCGGGCAGTCGTCGTTCGACAGCGATCGAGCGGCGATGACGGACGTCGTGTCATGGCTCCGGACCGGCGCCCGCGCTCCCCGTGGCACGTTCTCCGCGGGCGTCTCCACCCGCGGTGATGTGTTCCAGAACCCTGACCTGCGCGCCGTCGCGGAGGCCATGCAGTTGCTCGAACGCTCGGGCCTGCTGCTGCGGGTCCTGGTCCCGTCGAGCCACTCCAGCTTTGACGTCGGTTTGACGCGCCTGGGCTGGCACGCCGTCCAGACCGGCACGGTCCGACAGCATCTCGGCATCCGCGACCCTTGACAATCATGTGGGACCGGGGGTCCCATATAACTGGGTGGGCAACGGTGCTCGCGTGGGAGGTTGATGTCATGGCAGCTACGAAGACGATCCGCCGGTGGCGCGCCGGTATGGATGTGCGCGACGACGTCGACTACTGCGCGAATCTGGAGACGCTCTCGGCGGGCTCTGTGCGCCGGAACTTCAACCCCTACCTGGATGTTTCGTGGGATTCGCCCGAATTCCGGGTGACGGAGAACGACCCGCGCTGGGTGCTGGCCAAGAGTGACCCGATCGGTATGAGCGCGTGGTACCAGGCGCAGCCGCTGGAGAAGCAGATCGCGATCGGCATGTGGCGCCAGGCGAACGTCGCCAAGGCCGGCCAGCAGTTCGAGAGCATGCTGATCCGTGGGTTGCTCGCCTACACGTTCTGGGTGCCCAACGGCAGCCCCGAATACCGGTATTGCCTGCACGAAGCGAACGAAGAGGGCAACCACACCCTGATGTTCCAGGAGATGGTGAACCACGTCGGTGTGGACGTCCCGGGTCTGCCACGCTGGATCAAGTGGCTCAACTGGACCTTCCCGCTTTTCGCCAGCCCGACGCCGGCATTCTTCTTCATGATGGTGCTGTGCGGCGAGGAGCCCATCGACCACATGCAGAAATCCATTCTGCGCGAAGGCAGTTCGATCCATCCGATCATGGAGCGCGTCATGGCGATCCATGTCGCCGAGGAAGCGCGACACATCTCGTTCGCCCACGAGTTCCTGCGCCGGCGCGTCCCGGAGATGCGGCCGTTCAACCGCTTCGTGCTGTCGCTGTTCTATCCATTGGGCTTCCGTGTGGCGGCGTCCCTCATCGCCAAGCCGCCCCGCATCTTCTGGCGTCAGTTCGGCATCCCCAAGTCCGTGAAGAATGAGATCTTCTGGCGGTCGCCCGAATCCCGGACGATGCTGCGCGAGTTCTACGGTGACGTGCGCATGCTCGCCGAGGACACCGGCCTGATGAACCCGGTTGCGAAGGTGTTGTGGCGGATCTTCCGGATCGACGGTCCGGCGTCGCGCTACCGCAGCGAGCCGGCGCGCCAGGCCGTCGTCCCTGTGGCCTGACCGAGGCCCGTCGCCGAGATCTTTTCTCGAGCCATGTCGAAATCCGCCCCACCCGTTCGACGTGTGTGTGAAGGATTGACACACCGACGAAAGGTCAGGCAATGCGCTACATGGGTTTGGTCATCATGGATCCCAACCAGGGTCCGCCGCCGCAGGCACTGATGGACGCGATGGAGGTCTACGTCGGCAAGAACGCTGCCGACGGCATCTATCTGGACGGCGGTGGTCTGGGACAGGGCGAGAACCGCATCGGCTACCAGGTCCGCGCCGGCCAGATGAGCGCGACCGACGGGCCTTTCACCGAGGCCAAAGAGATCATCGGTGGGTTCGCGATGCTGGAGTACCGCAATCACGCCGAGGCCGTCGAGGGCGCCCGGTCCTTCACCGAACTGCACCGGGAGCACTGGCCTGAGTGGGAAGGCCGGGTCGAGATGCATCTGATCGAAGGCGCACCTGACCAGGAACCGGGTGCTTGTCCCCGGTAACTACAACCGAGGCAGTGACCGCCGCCTGGCGTGCCGAATCGGCGCGCCTCGTGGCGGCGCTGGCCCGCATGACCCGCGATATCGAACTCGCGGAGGACGTCGCACAGGACGCGCTCGTCGCGGCGCTGGAGGAGTGGCCCGAGCGCGGAATTCCGGCCAACCCGGCCGCGTGGCTGATGACGGCGGCGAAGCGCCGCGCCATCGACCACATCCGTCGCGCCGAGACGCTGCGCCGCAAGACCGAGGAGATCGGACACCGCCTGGAGGAGGTCGATATGCCCGATTTCGCCGGGCAGGTCGACTTCATCGAGGACGACGTGCTCCGACTGATGTTCCTGACGTGCCATCCGCAGCTGGCCCCGGCGTCGCGGGCGGCGTTGACGCTGAGGTTGGTGTCAGGGTTGAGCACCGCCGAGATCGCCCGTGCCTTCCTGGTGCCGGAATCGACGATGGCACAACGGATCAGCCGGGCGAAGAAGACTCTCGTCGGCGCCGACATGGAACTGCCGGTGGGGGCCGAGCGCGTGGCACGCCTCGACGATGTGCTGGCCGCCATCTACCTCACCTTCAACGAGGGATATGTGGCGACCACCGGCACGGATTGGACGCGCCCCGACCTCTGTTTCGAAGCGATCCGGCTGGCCCGCATGGTGGCCGCGATGGTGCCGGACATCCCGGATTCGCTTGGGCTGCAGGCACTTGTCGAACTCCAAGCGTCGCGGATTCCCGCCCGTGTGGACCGTGACGGCGCGCCGGTGCTGCTGGACGATCAGGACCGGGCGCGGTGGGATCACCTGCTGCGCCGCCGTGGGTTGCAGGTGCTGGCCCGCGCCGAGCAGCTCGCCGAGGCTGGTGCGCCCGTCGGGACCTACTTCTTGCAGGCGGCCATCGCTGCGTGCCATGCGCGCGCGATCAGGGTCGAGGACACCGATTGGCAGCGGATCGCGGACCTGTACGACGTCCTGGCGGTCGCCGCGCCGGGCCCCGTCGTGGAGGTGAACCGCGCCGTGGCACATGGGCGTGCCTACGGGGCAGCGGCGGGGCTGGCGGTGCTCGACGCGCTCGGGCCCGATCCGCTGCCCCGATCACCGCTGCCGCATGCGGTGCGCGGCGATCTGTTGGAGCGTCTGGACCGAGTCGCCGAGGCGTCGGCGGCGTTCACACGTGCCGCCGAACTCAGCACCAATGACGCCGAGCGCGCGTTGCTGCGCCGTCGGGCTGAATGATCCAGGACTTGCTGCGATCAACCGGAGCAAAGCACTTGTCAGCGCCGATGGGGTCGGGTGTCGCAGACCGCTCGGCCCAGTGTCGTGATTGACCATCTTGAGACGTTGGGTCAGGATTGTTTCAAGCGACGGTCCTGAGGCGGTCGCGTGCTTCGATGCGGGGCGGGGGTGAGCAAGCCATCTCTGAACTTCTCATGGACCTTCGCCAGGCGATCGACCGAGACGAACTATCCCTGGTCTATCAGCCCAAATTCGACGCGCACACGGCCGGTGTCGTCGGGGTGGAGGCGTTGTTGCGATGGCGCCATCTCGACCGCGGTCTACTGCGGCCCGCCGATTTCCTGCCGTTGGTGCGTGAGCACGGCCTGATGGAACAGGCCACCGGTCTGGTCGTCAACATGGCGCTCGACGATGCGCTGCGGTGGTACGCCGCCGGGGCGGAAGTGCCTGTGGCCGTTAACCTTTTCGCGCCGCTACTGAGCGACTTGAACCTGCCGGACCACCTGTGCCAGGCGCTGGATGACCGCGGTTTGCCGCCCTCGGCGCTCGCGGTCGAGATCACCGAAGACCTGTTCGTCGACAACATGGAAGACACCCGGACGGTGCTGACGGGCCTGCTCGACCACGGCATCAGCGTCGCGCTCGACGATTTCGGCACGGGATACTCCGCACTCACCTACCTGTCCGATCTGCCGGTCGACGAGATCAAGCTGGACCACGACTTCATCGCGCGGGTCACGGCTGACGAGCGTGCCTCGTTGGTGGTGCGCACCATCATCGACCTCGCGCACCGGCTCGGTTTCGGGATTGTCGCCGAAGGCATCGAGAGTGCCGAATCAGCCTCGCAGTTAAGGGATTTCGGGTGCGATGTGCTGCAGGGATTCTTCCTCAGCCCGCCCCTACAGGCGTCCGAAGTCCTCGGTGTGGTGAGTGCCGGCGCTCGGGCGGCGTTCTGAGTTTGCATATTTTGCGGCGCTCGACTTGACGCCAGAGAGATTTCAACGGACAGTTGATTTGTTGCTCAATCTGATAACGGTCAGTTGAGTGATGCGCAGCGTCGCGCGCGGTTACGTCCGGCAGTGCTCACTGTGTTGGGAAGGCGCCCTCACTCATGTCCACGCTCACATCCACAGCCGTTCCTGTCGAAATGACGGCCACCGAAACAGGTTTCCTCCGGCGCAATGGTCCCGATGGTGCCCGAGTCGCGTATCAGACCTGGGGGCGGCGACGTCCGGGTGCGTCATGCGGCGATGTCCTGCTCGTTCACGGATCGTTGCAGTCCTCGAAAGTATGGTCCAAGCACGGCTACGTGGCGCAGTTGGCGCAGCGCTACCGGGTCATCACCATTGATGTGCGTGGCCACGGGCGCAGCGATAAGCCCGAACACCCCGCCGGGTACGACATTCAGGCTTCGGTGCGCGACGTGTGCGCACTGCTCGACCACCTCGGGATCACTCAGACGCATTACCTGGGGTACTCGCTGGGAGGTCGCATCGGTTTGACCCTGGCGGCGGTCGCGCCGGAACGGCTCGCGTCTCTGGTGGTCGCCGGCTCGTCGTCCCGGCCGCAACGCGGTGCGGTCAACGTGGTGATGTTCCCCGATGCCATTGCGGTGACGGAGAAGTGGGGCGTCGAGGGATTCGTGCGGGGCTGGCAGGAGCATCGCGGTACGACGATGGGCTCGGGATTTCGCGCCACGGTCGATGCCCTCGGCGCGCGGGGGCTCGTCGCCTTGATGCGGCAGTGGGATGCCGAACCCGGGGTTGCTGAGGACGTGCTGGCACAGGTCCAGACGCCGTCGCTGTTCTTCGCTGGTTCCCGAGACATGTTGCGATTGGCTGATTCCCGCCATGCCGCGGCACTGATGCCGCGCGCCTATTTCACGCTGCTCGAGGGCGCCGACCACGGGCAGACCATCGCGATGCGTGACCGCATTCTAGACCGGGCCGAGGCATTCTTCCGCTTGGCAGAATTCCCGGATATCGAGAAGCTCAGCGCCGTCGGTTGATTCACTGCCGCGAGATCGCCGGTGCCCGCAGCTCGCGCGAGACCTCGAGGAGCCAGCTGAGTTCGTTGGTCGGCTCGGTTCCCCACGGTTCACCGGCGATCTGGCCATGCGAATCGCCGACCGGAATCTGCCTGGTGCGCTGATGTTCAATGGCGGTGCGGATTTGTTGCGCCGCTGAGGTTTTTGCGGGGTCATTGCAGACATAAGGACGGATGGCGCTGAGTCCGTCGCGGATTTCGACGATGCGGCGGTACAGCCGATAGTCGTGATCGCCGATTGGGGCCCGAGGCGGCGCGAGAGCGATGTGTGAATTGCCTTCGTAGAGCGCGGTCCACAGCGGCTCCAGTTGCCGGTGCCACCGGTAGGTCTGTACGCGGCGGACTGCTGCGCGGGCCAGTTGGGAAAAGGACGGTCCCGCAAGACCTATGGCGATCAGCACCTGCCCCACCGCGGCGACGAATGGTGCCAGGTGCTGCCAGGACATACTGCGGTTGGTGAGCAGGCCGTAGATGGCCGAATCCGCACGCAGCAGGCAGAAGACGAGACACAGCGCGGCTCCGGCGGCGGTGAGCAGCAGACTGCGCCGCAGCCAGGCCACCTCGTGGTAGCGGGCGTACTGCAGGCACCGCACGATAATGATCACTGCGCCAAGGGCATACGTGCCCAGGTACAGCAGCATGTAGGTGACCCAGACGGGTTCGCCTCCGTGCGCGGCGTAGAAATCTACGGGGAGTTCGGCCTCCGGTGCGGCGATCCAGCAGATGATCAACGCGACCGCCGCCAGGCAGGCCAGGACGATCCACAGGCGCAATCGGCGATAGGCGCGGCGGCCGGACTCGCCCCAGAACGTGATGACCGCGAGGACACACGCAGTCCACGCCATGCCCCCGGTCAGGCTCAGGATGAGTCGGCAGATGTTGTGCACCCCGATCGCCCGGTCCAGCCATGCCGACACGCTCGGAATGGAAAGTGTGACCGCAATTCCTTTGAACAGGAACGACATCAGCAGCGCTATGGACGCGGGCGGCCGCACGGGGGACCGGCTGATGGCCAGGGCCACCACGACGACGGCGCCCCACATGAACGCTGCGGAGACTGCATAACTGAAGGCCGTGTTCTCGAGCATTTGGGCCACCGAAGACATCACGGCCTCGCTGAATTGCCCTCGAGTCTCAGCGACGCGAGAACGCGTCCCAAGTTGGCGTTCGATAGCGAGACGGTTTGCGGTGCACCGCGTCTGACCCGTTGCCCCATGATGGAGGCGAGTGTTTCGGCCTCGATCTCCTGGCGGTCCAGGTAGTTCTCGCGGCGCAGCACTTCGGCCGGGCCGGTTGGGCCGGCGGCGGAGTGGCCGCACAGCACGTGGCTGAGCTCGTGCAGGATGATGTGCTCGCGGTGCATCGTGGTGGTCTCGCTGTCGAAGACCACGTAGTCGGTGGGGCCGGTGCGCACCAACATGCCGTGCACACCGCTGCCCGACAAGCGATACGGCAGCAGCTGGATGTCACGTCCGCTGATCGTGCTGGCGATCACGCGGATGTCGTCGACCGTGGTGAGCTTGTCCAGCCCCAAAGCCACCAGCTTGCGTGTGCAGTCACGGTGGATCGCCTTGAGCTCGCGCGTCGATCGCGGAACTGTTGCTGCGCCGCACGACGCGTCCATGACTACCGTTCGGCTTTCGTGGGGGCTATGGTCGGCAGGCCCTGCAGCGCGCGCACGTGATCCAGCACGGCGGCAACGGTTTCCAGGCTCTCCTTGTTGAGGCCGATGGCGCGCAACGCAATCAGTTCGACATCGTCGCGCACGGATTCATCGAGTGCGCCGAGCCGCTCGTCGAGTGAATGCGACCGCACCGGGTCGGTGATGGTCGACAACGGCACCTGAAAGAAGTCGGCCAACGCACCGAGCAGGTCGATGCCGGGGCGCGCCCGCTTGCCGGTGCGCAGCGCGGAGAGATAAGCGCCGCCGACCTTGATTTCGGGATGGGCCTTCTTGAGGGCGGTCGCGACTTCTTCGTTGGTCCACATCCGGCCGTCGGGACGCCGATGGGCGTCGAAGAGCGCGTTGATGCGCTCAGCGAGGCTGTCGCCCGCGTCGTGTGCATCGGGCTGCCGGTTCGGTGTGGTCGGCGAAGTCGCCATCTCCCCAGTGAAGCATCGATATCAGCAGGCCTCAACTCGTAGACGAGTGTTCTCGTGCAATTCAACTTGTGGTTGATCTCGCGATCTCGGCCGGACCGCTGCGTACGGTCGGACTGGCGGGCGCTACCGTCATGGCGGCGCCGGTTGACTCGGTGCCCGCCCCCATAGCCCAATTGGCAGAGGCAGCGGACTTAAAATCCGCCAAGTGTCGGTTCGAGTCCGACTGGGGGCACCCACACATTGCCTGCCCTGGTTGCATCACTCCACCTCCCTGAGCGACCTACCTCAGAAACGAGTAGCGCGGTACTCGTGATGGCCGCGCGCTGTCGCGTGATGCTTCCTCGTGAGAGGAGGTGGGCCGCCATGGGTGCGCTACTTCCGCGCCGCCACGCGAGTGTGCCGGCCCTCGGCTGCGCGATCGCGTTGGCGATCCTGTTCGGGGGCGTCGGCGTGGTGTTCGCCGACACGGGGTCGACACCGACACCGGCCGCGCCCACAACGACCGCTTCGCCCCCGCTGAAGGCGTTACCTCCGGTGATCGCGGCACCCGCGCCGGCCGCCGACTCAGCCACCCTCACGCTTGCGCCATCGCACGGCGGCTCGGGAACTCAGGTCACGGCCACCATCACAGGCTTCGGTTACTGCCTGGACTCCCCACACCTGCTCTGGGACGGCGGGCCGCTGTCCGCCGGCAGCGATCTGACGTTCACGGTGCCGGACAGTCCGGCCGGTGCGCACCGGGTGACCGCAGTGTGCAGACTCCTGGATGGGGCCCGCACGGTCGCCCCGGCGTCGTTCACGATCGATGTGACCGAGAAGCCCACCCTCACACTGGAACCCGGCAAAGGGCCCGCCGGCTCGCAGGTGACGGCTACTCCCAAAGGCTTCGGGATGTGTGTCGACGCTCCGCGTCTCCAGTGGGACGGCCAGCCTTTGACTGCCAAGGCCGTAGACCCCGCCGTCGGCAGTCTGGCGTTCACGGTTCCGGATGGCCCGGCAACCGGACACACCGTCACAGCGGTATGCGGGTCCCTGCGCAAATTGCCAGTGTCGGCATCTGCGCCCTTCACAGTGGTCGAAACCCCGAAGCCCACTTTGACTTTGAGCACCCCGAAGGGAACGGCAGGATCACAAGTGACGGCGACGGGTACGGGTTTCGCCTGCCCGGACAGCGGCGACGTGCAGTTGTTCTGGGACGGGGACAAGTCACCGTCGACCAAAGCCACGCCTTTCACTTTCCGTGTCCCGTTCACCGTTCCCGCGTCAGCGTCCGTTGGCGAGTACACGGTGCTGGCCGCCTGCGCCGACGATCCCGACGTCGCGGCCAGTCAGCAGTTCACCGTCGTCAGCCCGGTGACGAACCAGGGAGCCGCGGCGGCGTCGATCTCGCTCGACCCCACGCAAGGGCATGGGGGAGATGCGGTGCTCATCGTCGGCTCGCAGTTCCTCTGTGCCGACCACGAGCGGACGGTGACGCTGTCGTGGGATGGCGCCCCGCCCCGATTTGAGGTGGCTCTCGACGGGAACGGCCACTTCGCGACATGGTTTGCCGTCCCATCCGATGCCGCAGTGGGCAGTCACACAGTGCGTGCCTCGTGCGCGGATGGATCGGCCTGGGACACTGGGGATTTCGCCATTGTGGCCGTAGGTCTTCCGGTGCCACCGCCAGCCACGCCCCCGACGGTGCCACCGCCTCCGATTATCCCGTCGCAGACGCATGAGTGGTGGCCGCTCGTCCTGGTCGCCGCGGTCCTTGCGGTGTTGCTGCTGGCCGCGGCCGTCCACTTCGGCCGGCGCGCACTTCGGCCCCCGCGGGTCCAGGTGGTCACGCGACCCGGTGGTCCTGCCACTGTCACATTGCGTGCGACGCCGGCGGCCGGCGAGACGACGCTCGCCATCCGCGTGGCGGTGCATTCCAAGCCTGATGTCGTGACCTTGAGAGGGGTGGATGATGATCGCATCCGCGTTGACTGAGACGGTGACCGTTCGAGACCTCCTGTACTGCGATGCGGTGGTCGAACCGACTCGGGCGCTGACCGAATCGCTGCACCAGAGCGGCACGATCAACAACCTCGTTGCGCGGTTCCCCGGGGTGACGCCGCTCGTCGAGGGCGAGGTGGCCAGACAGACTGATGAACAACTCTCGCTGAGCCTGCTCGATCTGGCCGTCGACGGATGGAAGAAGTTCGACGAGCTCGTGGCGGCTGCCCGCCGGACGCACGAAAATGCGGCGGCCCGGGAGACCGTGAAGTTGGTGACGCACAAGATCGAATGCAGCCACCCGTGGACCGTCCAGGTTTTCGTCAATGGCAAGCCGGCCGGCACCGTCGAGGTGGAGTTGACCGTCTGCTTCGACATGGACCTGGTGGTTCTGGTCGTTCAGCAAGGTCGGATCGCGGCCGTCGAATCCGGGCGTTGCACCATCACCGCGGCGTTGGAGATCGCACGGATCGAAGTCATCAAACGCCAGGCCCGGTTCGACTTGCGCCTGCGAATCTCCTTCGGCCATGGCCTG
Proteins encoded in this region:
- a CDS encoding EAL domain-containing protein, with protein sequence MDLRQAIDRDELSLVYQPKFDAHTAGVVGVEALLRWRHLDRGLLRPADFLPLVREHGLMEQATGLVVNMALDDALRWYAAGAEVPVAVNLFAPLLSDLNLPDHLCQALDDRGLPPSALAVEITEDLFVDNMEDTRTVLTGLLDHGISVALDDFGTGYSALTYLSDLPVDEIKLDHDFIARVTADERASLVVRTIIDLAHRLGFGIVAEGIESAESASQLRDFGCDVLQGFFLSPPLQASEVLGVVSAGARAAF
- a CDS encoding MAB_1171c family putative transporter, which codes for MAQMLENTAFSYAVSAAFMWGAVVVVALAISRSPVRPPASIALLMSFLFKGIAVTLSIPSVSAWLDRAIGVHNICRLILSLTGGMAWTACVLAVITFWGESGRRAYRRLRLWIVLACLAAVALIICWIAAPEAELPVDFYAAHGGEPVWVTYMLLYLGTYALGAVIIIVRCLQYARYHEVAWLRRSLLLTAAGAALCLVFCLLRADSAIYGLLTNRSMSWQHLAPFVAAVGQVLIAIGLAGPSFSQLARAAVRRVQTYRWHRQLEPLWTALYEGNSHIALAPPRAPIGDHDYRLYRRIVEIRDGLSAIRPYVCNDPAKTSAAQQIRTAIEHQRTRQIPVGDSHGQIAGEPWGTEPTNELSWLLEVSRELRAPAISRQ
- a CDS encoding acetyl-CoA hydrolase/transferase family protein gives rise to the protein MPTELSAEQAAARLQAVDTLGITLGPGQPPALLRALGARQDWSNLRVFGALLAVGTELFSRPGVHYVSGFFGPIERALRDMGADIEFAAADFRRFAPLLERQKPRVMTTVATLPDADGWCSLSLHAGGTVAELRRAGADPQRLLIVEVSESYPRTFGYGARRHALHVDEIDILVPSTEAPLALPGGDAPPTEVERSIARHAVGFIGSGATLQTGIGAIPNQIATLLAEGDGSGYGLHTEMFTDGCMHLHRAGKITNTGKGQYDGVSVTTFAFGSQELYAWLDGNRDVAFLPVDIVNSPEVIAANTDMISINGALAVDIQGQVIADTIDGGQFSGIGGAEDFVAGAGLELSDRSLICLPSTFVKDGELRSRIVPWFGPGAVITTPRQQVDVIVTEYGAAELEGKTVRERGEALAAIAHPQFRDALLAAALRAAKGRSPVG
- a CDS encoding acyl-CoA synthetase gives rise to the protein MLDVVGGVQQKLGRIAESATALRRLFETGFLDLANPGAMIETAKNAPIFGPQATMAIQGGRKYAGLPALVDERGTLTYRQVNDQSWALARGLQGLGVAEGSVVGLLCRDHRGLILAMVACGKLGARLVLMNTGFAKPQFAQVCDREGVKVVLHDSEFIGLLDALPADMPRVLTWVDEGAEIPDGAQTLDAIVAANSTEPLPAPSKAGGSVILTSGTTGLPKGAPRSSVSPLATAQIIDRIPFPRKGTMVIVSPIFHSTGWATYTVGAALGNKVVTARRFNAERTLQLIAEHKADMLVAVPTMLHRIVELGPEVIGKYDTSSLKTILIAGSALSPELSNRVQDTFGDVLHNLYGSTECAIASVATPAELRLAPGTAGRAPVTCEVVLYDENDRRITGRNRRGRIFVRNGAPFSGYTDGRNKQIIDGYMSSGDMGHFDDNGLLFVDGRDDDMIVSGGENVFPQEIEELLAERDDIYDAAVVGVDDVEWGKRLRAFIVSQPGATQDADEIKAFVKNNLARHKVPRDVVFIEELPRNTTGKLLRRVLIEMDV
- a CDS encoding alpha/beta fold hydrolase, which encodes MSTLTSTAVPVEMTATETGFLRRNGPDGARVAYQTWGRRRPGASCGDVLLVHGSLQSSKVWSKHGYVAQLAQRYRVITIDVRGHGRSDKPEHPAGYDIQASVRDVCALLDHLGITQTHYLGYSLGGRIGLTLAAVAPERLASLVVAGSSSRPQRGAVNVVMFPDAIAVTEKWGVEGFVRGWQEHRGTTMGSGFRATVDALGARGLVALMRQWDAEPGVAEDVLAQVQTPSLFFAGSRDMLRLADSRHAAALMPRAYFTLLEGADHGQTIAMRDRILDRAEAFFRLAEFPDIEKLSAVG
- a CDS encoding RNA polymerase sigma factor, producing the protein MTAAWRAESARLVAALARMTRDIELAEDVAQDALVAALEEWPERGIPANPAAWLMTAAKRRAIDHIRRAETLRRKTEEIGHRLEEVDMPDFAGQVDFIEDDVLRLMFLTCHPQLAPASRAALTLRLVSGLSTAEIARAFLVPESTMAQRISRAKKTLVGADMELPVGAERVARLDDVLAAIYLTFNEGYVATTGTDWTRPDLCFEAIRLARMVAAMVPDIPDSLGLQALVELQASRIPARVDRDGAPVLLDDQDRARWDHLLRRRGLQVLARAEQLAEAGAPVGTYFLQAAIAACHARAIRVEDTDWQRIADLYDVLAVAAPGPVVEVNRAVAHGRAYGAAAGLAVLDALGPDPLPRSPLPHAVRGDLLERLDRVAEASAAFTRAAELSTNDAERALLRRRAE
- a CDS encoding diiron oxygenase, yielding MAATKTIRRWRAGMDVRDDVDYCANLETLSAGSVRRNFNPYLDVSWDSPEFRVTENDPRWVLAKSDPIGMSAWYQAQPLEKQIAIGMWRQANVAKAGQQFESMLIRGLLAYTFWVPNGSPEYRYCLHEANEEGNHTLMFQEMVNHVGVDVPGLPRWIKWLNWTFPLFASPTPAFFFMMVLCGEEPIDHMQKSILREGSSIHPIMERVMAIHVAEEARHISFAHEFLRRRVPEMRPFNRFVLSLFYPLGFRVAASLIAKPPRIFWRQFGIPKSVKNEIFWRSPESRTMLREFYGDVRMLAEDTGLMNPVAKVLWRIFRIDGPASRYRSEPARQAVVPVA
- a CDS encoding YciI family protein, which gives rise to MRYMGLVIMDPNQGPPPQALMDAMEVYVGKNAADGIYLDGGGLGQGENRIGYQVRAGQMSATDGPFTEAKEIIGGFAMLEYRNHAEAVEGARSFTELHREHWPEWEGRVEMHLIEGAPDQEPGACPR